From a single Piliocolobus tephrosceles isolate RC106 chromosome 21, ASM277652v3, whole genome shotgun sequence genomic region:
- the LOC111530303 gene encoding LOW QUALITY PROTEIN: olfactory receptor 7E24 (The sequence of the model RefSeq protein was modified relative to this genomic sequence to represent the inferred CDS: deleted 1 base in 1 codon) encodes MSYFPILSLSFFFFFFLKRCPSYTDPQNLTGVSEFLLLGLSEDPELQPVLTGLFLSMYLVTVLGNLLIILAVSSDSHLHTPMYFFLSNLSLADIGFTSTTVPKVIVDMQTHSRVIAYAGCLTQMSFFVLFACMDDMLLSVMAYDRFVAICHPLQYRVIMNPRLCGFLVLLCFFISLLDSQLHNLIVLQLTCFGDVDISNFFCDPSQLLHLSCSDTFVNEMVIYFMGAIFGCLPISGILFSYYKIVSSILRVPSSGGKYKAFSTCGSHLAVVCLFYGTGLVGYLSSVVSPSPRKSMVASVMYTVVTPMLNPFIYSLRNRDIQSALCRLHGRIVKSHLLHPFCYMARNRSKI; translated from the exons ATGTCCTATtttccaattctctctctctcttttttt ttttttttttttctcaaaaggtGTCCAAGCTACACAGACCCACAGAATCTCACAGGTGTCTCAGAATTCCTCCTCCTGGGACTCTCAGAGGATCCAGAATTACAGCCAGTCCTTACTGGGCTATTCCTGTCCATGTACCTGGTCACGGTGCTGGGGAACCTGCTCATCATCCTGGCTGTCAGCTCTGACTCCCACCTCCACACCCCCATGTACTTCTTCCTCTCCAACCTGTCCTTGGCTGACATCGGTTTCACCTCCACCACTGTCCCCAAGGTGATTGTGGACATGCAAACTCACAGCAGAGTCATCGCCTATGCGGGCTGCCTGACTCAGATGtccttttttgtcctttttgcaTGTATGGATGACATGCTCCTGAGTGTGATGGCCTATGACCGGTTTGTGGCCATCTGTCACCCCCTGCAATACCGAGTCATCATGAACCCACGCCTCTGTGGCTTCTTAGTcttgttgtgtttttttattagtcttttggACTCCCAGCTGCACAATTTGATTGTATTACAGCTCACCTGCTTCGGGGATGTAGACATTTCTAACTTCTTCTGTGACCCTTCTCAACTCCTCCACCTTAGCTGTTCTGACACCTTCGTCAATGAAATGGTCATATATTTCATGGGTGCCATATTTGGTTGTCTCCCTATCTCAGGGATCCTTTTCTCTTACTATAAAATTGTTTCCTCCATTCTGAGAGTTCCATCATCAGGAGGGAAGTATAAAGCCTTCTCCACCTGTGGCTCTCACCTGGCggttgtttgcttattttatggAACAGGCCTTGTAGGGTACCTCAGTTCAGTTGTGTCACCATCCCCCAGGAAGAGTATGGTGGCTTCAGTGATGTACACGGTGGTCACCCCCATGCTGAACCCCTTCATCTACAGCCTGAGGAACAGGGACATTCAAAGTGCTCTGTGCAGGCTGCACGGCAGAATAGTCAAATCTCATCTTCTCCATCCTTTTTGTTATATGGCTAGAAATCGCAGCAAAATTTAA
- the LOC111530267 gene encoding olfactory receptor 7D4 — MKAENHTELPEFLLLGLSDDPELQPVLFGLFLSMYLVTVLGNQLIILAVSSDSHLHTPMYFFLSSLSFVDMCFISTTVPKMLMDIQAGSKDISYVGCLTQVYFLMMFAGMDNFLLAVMAYDRFVATCHPLHYTAIMNPRLCSLLVLASWFIIFWVSLIHILLMKRLTFSAGTEIPHFFCELAQVLKVARSDTLLINVVLYVATALLGVFPVAGILISYSQIVSSLMRMSSTEGKYKAFSTCGSHLCVVSLFYGTGLGVYLSSAVTHSSQSSSMASVMYTMVTPMLNPFIYSLRNKDVKGALGRLLSRAASCLLRGTTSELRGCYRCLKQM; from the coding sequence ATGAAAGCAGAAAACCATACAGAATTACCAGAATTCCTCCTCCTGGGACTCTCAGATGATCCTGAACTGCAGCCCGTCCTCTTTGGGCTGTTCCTGTCCATGTACCTGGTCACGGTGCTGGGGAATCAGCTCATCATCCTGGCTGTCAGCTCTGACTCCCACCTCCACACCCCCATGTACTTCTTCCTCTCCAGCCTGTCCTTTGTCGACATGTGTTTCATCTCCACCACAGTCCCCAAGATGCTGATGGACATCCAGGCAGGGAGCAAAGACATCTCCTACGTGGGGTGCCTCACTCAGGTGTATTTTTTAATGATGTTTGCTGGAATGGACAATTTCCTACTGGCCGTGATGGCCTATGACCGGTTTGTGGCCACCTGCCACCCCCTGCACTACACGGCAATCATGAACCCCCGCCTCTGTAGCCTCCTCGTTCTGGCATCTTGGTTCATCATTTTCTGGGTCTCCCTGATTCATATTCTACTGATGAAGAGGTTGACCTTCTCCGCAGGCACTGAGATTCCGCATTTCTTCTGTGAACTGGCTCAGGTCCTCAAGGTGGCCCGCTCTGATACTCTCCTCATTAACGTCGTCTTGTATGTGGCCACGGCACTGCTGGGTGTGTTTCCTGTAGCTGGGATCCTCATCTCCTACTCTCAGATTGTCTCCTCCTTAATGAGGATGTCCTCCACCGAGGGCAAGTACAAAGCCTTTTCCACCTGTGGGTCTCACCTCTGTGTGGTCTCCTTGTTCTATGGAACAGGACTTGGGGTCTATCTCAGTTCTGCTGTGACCCATTCTTCCCAGAGCAGCTCCATGGCCTCAGTGATGTACACCATGGTCACCCCCATGCTGAACCCCTTCATCTACAGCCTGAGGAACAAGGATGTGAAGGGGGCCCTGGGGAGACTCCTCAGCAGGGCAGCCTCTTGTCTCTTACGGGGCACAACCTCAGAACTAAGAGGATGCTATAGGTGCCTTAAGCAAATGTGA